The region TGATCGAAAGGCGCTTAGGGCCTTCGACTTCCATGCGCAGGGCAACCTGTTTCAGGTTCAGGATAACGTCGGTGACGTCTTCGCGAACGCCCGCAACCGAGGAAAACTCGTGCAATACGTTGTCGATTTGAACGCTAGTGATGGCAGCACCCTGCAGCGAGCTCATCAGAACGCGGCGCAATGCGTTGCCCAAAGTCAAACCGAATCCACGTTCCAGCGGCTCGGCAACAACCGTTGCTTGGCGCGCAGGGTCGTTGCCCGGCTTTACTTCTAGCTGTGTTGGCTTGATCAATTCAGCCCAATTCTTATGGATCATGCGTCCCTCCATTCTTGTCTTACCCCCATGTTCCGAAAGGGTCAGACTCCCGAGGTTTCAAAACGACGAACTGGGGCCGAGCGAATGTCGCGGCCCCAGTTACTAATTTTGGATTAAACGCGGCGGCGCTTTGGTGGGCGGCAGCCGTTGTGTGCCATTGGGGTCACGTCACGAATAGATGTGATGTTAAAGCCAATTGCAGCCAATGCGCGCAAAGCAGATTCACGGCCAGAACCTGGACCCTGAACTTCTACTTCCAATGTCTTAACACCGTGATCCTGAGCTTTCTTGCCCGCATCTTCCGCCGCCATCTGAGCAGCATATGGGGTAGACTTACGAGAGCCTTTGAAACCCATTGTGCCCGCAGAGGACCAAGCGATTGCGTTGCCTTGAACGTCAGAGATCAAGATTTTGGTGTTGTTGAACGAAGAATTCACATGGGCAACGCCCGCTGCAATATTCTTCCGCTCTTTTTTCTTAGTACGAGTCTTTTCGCGTGCCATCTAATCAGCCCCCCTTATTTCTTCTTACCAGCAATGGCCTTTGCAGGACCTTTGCGAGTACGAGCGTTGGTGTGGGTACGCTGACCACGAACTGGCAGATTACGACGGTGGCGCAGGCCACGGTAGCAACCCAAGTCCATGAGGCGCTTGATGTTCATTGTGACTTCACGACGCAAGTCACCTTCAACGGTGTAGTTTGCATCGATGTGCTCACGAACGGCCAGAACTTCTGCGTCAGACAATTCGTTAACACGACGGGTTGCGTCGATCTTAACGGCTTCGCAGATGGCTTTTGCAGAGGTGTGACCAATACCAGTGATGTAAGTCAGGGCAATCGGGACCCGTTTATGGGTCGGGATGTTAACGCCGGCGATACGTGCCAAGTGTCATTTCCTTTTCGTTGCGGTTCCGTAGCTCCAGAACCTTTTTTCACAACATAAGCCCGAGGCGATAAGGCCACCGGGCTACAGCTGATCAGGTGATCCGTTCCCCGGGGGCGACCCAAAAAACGAGAATTTGATTCTCTAATAGAGATAGTGTCGTTTAGGGGGGAATTGGGGGGCGGTCAAGAGAAAGAAAGGGTTATCATCTAACCACCCAAACATTATTCTCCACGATCAAGGTGAAAGAAAGGGTACCCTAAACTGGCGCCAAAACGAGTCATCGTTTCAAAACTGAATAAGAACAACAGCCCGACGCTAACCGAGATGACAAGTCTTAGTAAAATGCGGACCCGAAGTCCCCAAAATGCTATGAAAGCAAATACTAGAGGCAAAACCCAAATCCCAATTAGAAACTCAACGAGAGGCGCATCGCCAACTTTGGACGCAAAATATGCGCTGTAAGCGATCCATGCTAACACAATACTCGCCAAGATACTCAGAGCGATGACAATCCGGTTCCTATCAATCAAAGCTGAACCCTCCATTGAGCAAGCTTTGGAAACCCGTGCGAACAGCCGTCGATAACTGAGCCGAGTTACCTGCTCCAGCGTGCGGTATTCGATCTGCGCCGACAATGCTTACATTTGTATAACCATCAGTAAATGATTTAACAGACCCATACTCTTTGTTAATTTTGTCGATCAATCCTTCATAACTTCGATCACCAAAGAAGCCACCAGCAACAGCGAGAAAGGATCAAACGAAAGACCCTCGAAACGCG is a window of Cognatishimia sp. WU-CL00825 DNA encoding:
- the rpsK gene encoding 30S ribosomal protein S11, yielding MAREKTRTKKKERKNIAAGVAHVNSSFNNTKILISDVQGNAIAWSSAGTMGFKGSRKSTPYAAQMAAEDAGKKAQDHGVKTLEVEVQGPGSGRESALRALAAIGFNITSIRDVTPMAHNGCRPPKRRRV
- the rpsM gene encoding 30S ribosomal protein S13; the protein is MARIAGVNIPTHKRVPIALTYITGIGHTSAKAICEAVKIDATRRVNELSDAEVLAVREHIDANYTVEGDLRREVTMNIKRLMDLGCYRGLRHRRNLPVRGQRTHTNARTRKGPAKAIAGKKK